The Candidatus Saganbacteria bacterium genome includes a window with the following:
- a CDS encoding MBL fold metallo-hydrolase produces the protein MTDYDQAIEIADKVYWIGFYDKASNLHCNPYLIIDNDEAIIIDPGSVPHFPIVARKTVSLIEPKKISHIIISHTDPDIAGALPVFEDLISNTDTKIIATTSSAHWITFYGTRSPFYYINTNEYKVKFRSGRELLFVGANYLHTFGVFATYDTKSKILFTSDIFGAYSDKWDLYATEEYKKKMESFHAHQMPSRDILRHALEKFEKLDIEMIAPQHGSIIKKEYIKDFIGFLKNVECGLDL, from the coding sequence ATGACAGACTACGATCAAGCGATCGAGATCGCGGACAAAGTTTATTGGATAGGATTTTATGATAAAGCGTCAAACCTCCATTGCAACCCGTACTTGATAATAGATAACGATGAGGCAATTATTATCGACCCGGGATCCGTCCCTCATTTCCCTATAGTCGCAAGAAAAACCGTCTCCCTGATCGAGCCTAAAAAAATATCGCATATCATAATAAGCCATACCGACCCGGATATCGCAGGAGCCCTCCCCGTTTTTGAGGACTTGATATCAAACACTGATACAAAAATAATCGCGACAACAAGCTCCGCCCACTGGATAACTTTTTACGGAACAAGATCACCTTTCTATTATATTAATACTAACGAATATAAAGTTAAATTCAGGAGCGGCCGGGAGCTCCTTTTTGTCGGAGCGAACTACCTCCATACTTTCGGCGTGTTCGCGACGTACGATACAAAGTCCAAGATATTATTTACAAGCGACATCTTCGGAGCATATTCTGACAAATGGGACCTGTATGCGACGGAAGAATACAAGAAAAAAATGGAGTCTTTCCACGCGCACCAAATGCCGTCTCGCGATATCTTAAGGCATGCCCTAGAGAAATTCGAAAAGCTCGACATCGAAATGATCGCCCCCCAGCACGGGTCTATAATCAAGAAAGAATACATCAAAGATTTCATCGGATTCTTAAAGAACGTCGAATGCGGCCTCGACCTATAA